The Salinibacterium sp. M195 genome includes a window with the following:
- a CDS encoding LysE family translocator, whose amino-acid sequence MIPTTNLLAFVLVALPIILIPGPSVLFLIGRSLSLGKLGGIVSSLGNATGGVVLVIGVAFGVGTIIAQSVIAFTVVKYLGAAYLIYLGVQAIRHRNAHSTADAAAPKTRSRWRIFGQGFVVGITNPKATVFFVAVLPQFVSFGSGSVQLQLLALGMIFMGIAVITDTTWAVAAGFARDWFASSPHRITNLSAVGGVALIGLGIGSLFIPHAKQ is encoded by the coding sequence ATGATCCCCACCACGAACCTGCTCGCGTTCGTGTTGGTCGCTCTGCCGATCATCCTCATTCCCGGACCCAGCGTGCTGTTCCTCATTGGTCGCTCGCTCTCGCTCGGAAAGCTCGGCGGCATCGTGAGTTCCCTCGGAAACGCTACCGGCGGTGTCGTACTCGTGATCGGAGTCGCGTTCGGCGTCGGCACGATCATCGCCCAATCGGTGATCGCCTTCACTGTCGTGAAATACCTGGGAGCCGCGTACCTGATCTACCTTGGCGTGCAGGCAATTCGTCACCGCAACGCGCATTCCACGGCGGATGCCGCAGCACCGAAAACACGTTCGCGCTGGCGAATTTTTGGCCAAGGCTTCGTTGTCGGCATCACGAATCCCAAAGCAACCGTGTTCTTCGTTGCTGTGCTCCCCCAGTTCGTCAGTTTCGGATCTGGCAGCGTGCAGCTTCAGCTGTTGGCACTCGGAATGATCTTCATGGGAATCGCGGTGATCACCGACACAACCTGGGCGGTGGCGGCAGGGTTCGCCCGCGATTGGTTCGCAAGTTCACCCCACCGCATCACCAACCTGTCTGCGGTTGGTGGCGTTGCCCTCATCGGGCTCGGCATTGGTTCGCTATTTATCCCGCACGCTAAGCAATAG
- a CDS encoding TadE family protein — protein sequence MRPPYRGIRAAVYSQKPVSQFLGRCIRATGTRLRTEQSGSAVVEFVLVSALLTVLTLSVIQLALALHIRNTVLDAAAEGARFASLADTSLSDGVTRTHDLISTALSPGYAADISANSTTYLGFPSVVVTVRTPLPLFGLIGIDDGLEVSAHAPLEQVR from the coding sequence ATGCGCCCGCCTTACCGAGGCATTAGGGCTGCAGTTTATTCTCAGAAGCCTGTTTCGCAGTTCCTCGGCAGGTGCATTCGCGCGACCGGCACGCGGTTACGCACCGAGCAATCCGGTTCTGCTGTTGTTGAGTTTGTGCTCGTCTCCGCGTTGCTCACGGTGCTCACTCTCAGCGTCATTCAGCTGGCGCTCGCCCTCCACATTCGAAACACAGTGTTGGATGCCGCTGCCGAGGGCGCCCGATTCGCGTCCCTCGCTGACACTTCGTTGAGTGATGGTGTCACCCGCACTCACGACCTGATTTCAACAGCGCTGTCTCCAGGCTATGCGGCAGATATCTCGGCAAACTCGACGACGTATCTCGGGTTTCCTTCCGTGGTCGTTACCGTCCGCACTCCATTACCCCTATTCGGACTGATTGGCATTGACGACGGGTTGGAGGTGTCTGCCCATGCGCCGCTGGAACAGGTTCGATAG
- a CDS encoding MFS transporter, which yields MSTTEPPFSWRSIGLPVLLPTLLFSIGEGAIIPLIPIAADNLGATLAIAGLVAALLTIGELFGNIPSGWLISRIGERPAMIGASALSIIGVVIAILAPNPIALGFGVLLLGLAAAVFALARHAFLTSFVPVAYRARALSTLGGTFRLGVFIGPFISAGIIHLTGTVTAAFWIHVIAALGAAAVLLLLPDPATTFGTVHTTRVNNRTLRDGEVLVEQESHGLFATVRRNRALLSRLGLGAAVIGAMRASRQVILPLWAVSIGLADTNTAIIIGIAGAVDFALFYTGGQIMDRFGRLWTAVPSLIGLGIGHLVLSFTHDVSTNVGWFIAAAMFLSLANGLGSGILMTLGADLAPRENPAPFLGAWRFTGGVGQATSPLMIAGITAVASISLAAGAVGVLGLIGAGLMLRYVPRYIPRPER from the coding sequence ATGAGCACAACAGAACCCCCCTTTAGCTGGCGCTCTATTGGGCTGCCCGTACTTTTGCCGACGCTACTCTTCTCCATCGGTGAGGGCGCGATCATCCCGCTGATCCCTATCGCCGCAGACAACCTCGGGGCAACGCTTGCGATCGCTGGGCTGGTCGCCGCCCTGCTGACGATCGGCGAACTGTTCGGCAACATCCCCAGCGGATGGCTCATCTCTCGAATCGGTGAACGCCCGGCAATGATCGGCGCGAGTGCCCTCTCGATCATCGGTGTCGTGATCGCGATCCTCGCGCCAAACCCGATTGCGCTCGGATTCGGTGTTCTGCTCCTCGGGCTCGCCGCTGCAGTATTCGCACTCGCTCGGCACGCCTTCCTGACGAGCTTCGTGCCGGTTGCTTATCGCGCCCGCGCCCTGTCGACGCTCGGGGGCACCTTCCGACTCGGTGTGTTCATCGGCCCATTCATCTCGGCCGGGATTATTCATCTCACCGGCACCGTCACCGCTGCCTTCTGGATTCATGTGATCGCCGCGCTTGGGGCCGCAGCAGTGCTCCTGCTCTTGCCCGACCCGGCAACGACGTTTGGCACAGTACACACGACGCGAGTGAACAACCGCACCCTCCGCGACGGAGAGGTGCTCGTTGAGCAGGAATCACACGGTCTCTTCGCGACCGTACGCCGCAATCGTGCTCTGCTCTCTCGCCTCGGCCTCGGAGCTGCCGTCATTGGCGCGATGCGCGCGAGCCGCCAAGTAATTCTTCCCCTCTGGGCCGTGAGCATTGGACTCGCAGACACCAACACCGCCATCATCATCGGAATTGCTGGCGCCGTCGACTTCGCGCTCTTCTACACCGGCGGTCAAATTATGGACCGCTTCGGCCGGCTCTGGACCGCCGTCCCGTCACTCATCGGTCTCGGTATCGGCCATCTTGTGCTGTCATTCACGCACGACGTGAGCACCAACGTTGGATGGTTTATCGCGGCCGCGATGTTTCTGTCGTTGGCGAACGGCTTGGGCAGCGGAATTCTGATGACCCTGGGCGCCGACTTGGCACCGCGCGAAAACCCGGCGCCGTTCCTCGGCGCCTGGCGCTTCACGGGAGGCGTCGGTCAAGCAACGTCACCCCTGATGATCGCGGGGATCACCGCGGTGGCCTCGATCTCCCTCGCGGCAGGAGCCGTTGGCGTGCTCGGACTCATCGGGGCCGGCCTGATGCTGCGGTACGTGCCCCGCTATATCCCGAGGCCAGAGCGCTAA
- a CDS encoding BCCT family transporter, with protein MLAPWVFWPAAGLIISITAFSIVAPNLANAVFTSLQSSVINSFSWYYVLIAAFFVAFALYLGFSRYGDIKLGKDDDEPEFSMISWISFLFAAGMGIGLVFYGVAEPLSHFANPRPGVTGTEIELAQKAMSQTFLHWGVHAWAIYVVVGLALAYAIHRRGRPISIRWTLEPLLGKRVRGGWGNLIDVIALVGTVFGVATSLGLGVLQISAGLEKTGIAESNLTTQIAVIVVIVAFTILSLVSGIGRGMKWLSTTNLLLAAVLLVFLLIVGPTAFLFREFVQSMGNYLQGFIGLAFNVSAYQGDAGEQWQAGWTTFYWGWWMSWAPFVGVFIARVSKGRTVREFVGGVMLVPTVLTFLWFSVLGGNAIYREIYGQGGLVAADGSVDADSALFDLLAGLPAGTALTFGAILLIGIFFVTSADSGALVMSMIATGGSAEPPKRIRIFFALLASFLAIALLVTGGLQTLQTAAILSALPFSVVMLMMCAATVTAFSRERRAYDRAQRAQFVDQIGTFYGLEVEEPLLREPVHPLRAALDRLRKKAAQSGGGISQVTEDAILADTGLVSPDNIAQADAIVEDEVERLQALQAELRNKAKRDSPEE; from the coding sequence ATGCTGGCTCCTTGGGTTTTCTGGCCAGCAGCCGGTCTGATCATTTCCATCACCGCGTTTTCGATAGTCGCCCCGAACCTTGCCAACGCCGTTTTTACCAGCCTGCAGTCGAGCGTTATTAATTCCTTCAGCTGGTACTACGTACTTATCGCCGCGTTCTTTGTTGCCTTCGCGCTGTATCTGGGGTTTAGTCGCTACGGCGACATCAAGCTAGGCAAGGATGATGACGAGCCTGAGTTCTCGATGATCTCCTGGATCTCGTTCCTCTTCGCTGCCGGGATGGGTATTGGCCTCGTGTTCTACGGCGTCGCCGAGCCTCTCAGCCATTTCGCTAATCCTCGTCCGGGTGTCACCGGTACGGAAATCGAACTTGCTCAAAAGGCTATGAGCCAAACCTTCCTGCACTGGGGAGTGCACGCATGGGCTATTTACGTCGTCGTTGGGCTTGCGCTCGCGTACGCAATCCACCGTCGCGGCCGCCCCATCTCCATCCGTTGGACGCTTGAGCCGCTGCTCGGCAAGCGGGTTCGCGGTGGCTGGGGCAACCTCATCGATGTCATTGCGCTTGTCGGCACCGTATTCGGTGTTGCGACGTCTCTCGGGCTCGGTGTTCTTCAGATCTCAGCTGGTCTCGAAAAGACAGGCATTGCCGAGTCGAACTTGACCACCCAAATTGCGGTCATCGTTGTCATCGTGGCATTCACCATCCTTTCGTTGGTTTCGGGTATTGGCCGCGGCATGAAGTGGCTCTCCACTACCAATCTCTTGCTCGCTGCGGTGCTGCTGGTGTTCCTCCTGATCGTCGGTCCAACGGCGTTCCTGTTCCGCGAGTTCGTGCAGTCCATGGGTAATTACCTTCAGGGCTTCATCGGTCTTGCTTTCAACGTCAGTGCTTATCAGGGCGATGCTGGCGAACAGTGGCAGGCCGGCTGGACCACCTTCTACTGGGGTTGGTGGATGTCGTGGGCACCGTTCGTTGGCGTCTTTATTGCGCGGGTGTCCAAGGGCCGTACCGTGCGCGAGTTTGTGGGCGGTGTCATGCTCGTCCCGACCGTGCTTACCTTCCTCTGGTTCAGCGTTCTTGGCGGAAACGCCATTTACCGTGAGATTTACGGTCAGGGCGGTCTCGTCGCTGCAGATGGATCGGTGGATGCCGATTCGGCGTTGTTTGATCTTCTCGCCGGGTTGCCAGCGGGAACAGCTCTCACGTTCGGAGCGATCCTACTTATCGGAATCTTCTTCGTCACCTCGGCCGACTCTGGCGCCCTCGTGATGTCTATGATCGCAACCGGTGGCTCGGCAGAACCACCCAAGCGCATCCGAATCTTCTTCGCGCTGCTTGCCTCATTCCTGGCGATCGCTCTCCTGGTGACAGGTGGACTGCAGACGCTGCAAACCGCGGCCATTCTCTCGGCATTGCCGTTTAGTGTGGTGATGCTGATGATGTGTGCGGCCACGGTGACAGCGTTCAGCCGAGAGCGGCGGGCCTACGATCGCGCCCAGCGTGCCCAGTTTGTGGATCAGATTGGCACGTTCTATGGTCTCGAGGTCGAGGAACCGCTGCTTCGTGAACCCGTGCACCCACTTCGCGCGGCACTCGATCGCCTGCGCAAGAAAGCCGCGCAATCTGGCGGCGGAATCTCGCAGGTCACCGAAGATGCGATTCTTGCCGACACCGGATTGGTGTCGCCAGATAACATCGCGCAGGCGGACGCCATTGTCGAAGACGAGGTGGAGAGACTGCAGGCGTTGCAAGCCGAGTTGCGTAACAAGGCAAAGCGAGACTCGCCCGAAGAATAG
- a CDS encoding SDR family oxidoreductase, translating into MKRIVIVGGHGKIAMSLAELLTGRGHHVHSLIRKADQEADISKTGAMPVVADIEALSAEELSEIFTGNDVVVFSAGAGGGSPERTYSVDRDAAIRTMDAAAHAGVERYVMVSYKGAGFDHGVPEDNAFFAYAESKAAADDHLRKSPLKYTIVGPGSLSSDAASGKIDVGDAATAEHAARDNVAQVLAEVIDNDTTIGHTIEFMDGSTPIAEAIAAIA; encoded by the coding sequence ATGAAACGAATCGTTATCGTCGGAGGCCACGGCAAGATCGCGATGAGCCTCGCGGAGCTACTCACCGGTCGAGGGCACCATGTGCATTCCCTCATCCGCAAGGCTGACCAAGAGGCTGATATCAGCAAGACTGGGGCAATGCCCGTCGTTGCAGATATCGAGGCGCTCAGCGCCGAAGAACTCTCGGAAATCTTCACCGGGAACGACGTGGTTGTATTCTCTGCCGGGGCAGGCGGAGGCAGTCCGGAACGCACCTATTCTGTCGATCGCGACGCCGCCATCCGCACCATGGATGCCGCAGCGCACGCGGGAGTCGAACGCTACGTCATGGTGTCGTACAAGGGGGCTGGCTTCGACCACGGTGTTCCCGAGGACAACGCATTCTTCGCGTACGCCGAGTCGAAGGCTGCGGCCGACGATCACCTTCGTAAGAGTCCACTCAAGTACACCATCGTCGGTCCCGGATCGCTTTCCAGCGATGCCGCATCCGGAAAAATTGATGTCGGCGACGCCGCTACAGCAGAGCACGCAGCCCGTGACAACGTCGCGCAGGTTCTTGCCGAAGTGATCGACAACGACACCACCATCGGCCACACCATCGAATTCATGGATGGGTCGACCCCTATCGCGGAGGCGATCGCCGCTATTGCTTAG
- a CDS encoding Tad domain-containing protein, translated as MMLNTRDEQGSALLLTIFYGFLSLVLIFLVVAATSLYLERKRLFTLADGAALVGAESYDLDDVELTPRGYRPQLSAEKISSAVASYITASRGNDFNSLQIEESTTHDSASSTVSLSAYWKPPFVSLFVPEGIRIDVTATARSVFS; from the coding sequence ATGATGCTCAACACGCGTGACGAGCAAGGCTCTGCGCTACTGCTCACCATTTTCTACGGGTTCCTCTCTCTTGTGCTCATCTTCCTGGTGGTGGCGGCGACATCGCTTTACCTCGAGCGCAAGCGATTATTTACCCTCGCTGATGGTGCGGCGTTGGTCGGGGCTGAGTCGTATGACCTCGACGACGTGGAACTGACGCCGAGAGGGTATCGGCCGCAACTGTCCGCCGAGAAAATCTCGTCCGCGGTCGCGAGTTACATCACTGCGAGCCGAGGCAATGACTTCAACTCGTTGCAGATTGAAGAATCAACCACCCACGATTCAGCGAGTTCTACGGTGTCGCTTTCTGCTTACTGGAAACCGCCGTTCGTGTCTTTGTTTGTGCCCGAAGGGATCCGTATCGACGTCACGGCAACGGCGCGATCTGTCTTCTCCTAA